The following proteins are co-located in the Pedobacter sp. FW305-3-2-15-E-R2A2 genome:
- a CDS encoding SusC/RagA family TonB-linked outer membrane protein, producing the protein MREKLRDSFRNWGLGMLCLTALGQQAAYAQSQDSTFNKKALNDSARKAVRSSYSFQLPSGKIPVWFGTQRKEQLLQSQGIVSGNELLSFPVAQIEATLYGKLAGLYLVQPSAKPGEDAASISLRGRNPLIVVDGVPRNLNSINPEQIASVSVLKDALATAVYGMRGGNGAILIETKRGGIAPRKISFTAQTGIQKQLDIPSFLNAGDYATLFNEALTNDGKQPIYTAEAIEKYRNGADPILYPNVDWYNSILKKQASLQRYNLNFSGGNEKARYFVDLDYLNQDGFFVSDPKRNTYETNNSFKRYGFRTNIDADLTKNLLLSLNLFGRIRNGNEPGAIDASLSGITGSDLIYINLLRTPNNAYPMLNPDGSFGGNQQFVNNLYGQVVGSGYRPSYNRNLGVDLSLKQKLDGLLEGLYVQGKGSFNTYYSELINRSKSFAVYQYTPNPGGTADIVKFGTDGSQNNGSSQDVTNRQIYTEFLAGYNRAFGNHELNTSLNYNMDSFVNGSDLSMDNSALAARFQYNYSKKYFLELASSYMGMNRYPTNHQWGFFPAAGLGWDMSKEDFMKSFKSLNTLKLRGSYGRTADNSGAGNFIYQQFYTADNTVYFGSPATGNSSIVEAVLANPNITWEMADKLNVGLDISAFQHKLQFSAEYYHNAYSGLLQQRGTNASTVLGNLRPDENIGKRTYSGVELTAGYYGKTGNMNWFVNGNASLSKSRVDYMDEVIRPYEWMKRTGLPVGQPFGMVADGFFNNQAEIDHSPKVDGYKAVPGDIRYKDLNGDGVINVFDEQAIGSTKPLIFYGLTAGFNYKGFEFSMVWNGVANRNVFVNGAGTYEFQSVGIGGSGQAFAHHLDRWTPATAATATYPRLTVGNNINNQRNSSFWLKNGSYLRLKNVEFAYSLPQRWISFVKLDRARIFVNGSNLLTITPLERVDPEVVAWDYPNQRVFNFGINLQF; encoded by the coding sequence ATGAGAGAAAAACTACGCGATTCATTTAGAAATTGGGGACTGGGGATGCTCTGCTTAACCGCATTGGGTCAACAGGCTGCATATGCCCAATCCCAGGACAGTACTTTCAATAAGAAAGCACTGAACGATTCTGCAAGAAAGGCAGTCAGGAGTTCTTATTCCTTTCAATTGCCCTCTGGCAAAATTCCCGTATGGTTTGGAACGCAACGCAAAGAACAACTGTTGCAATCTCAGGGAATAGTGAGTGGAAATGAACTGCTGAGCTTCCCTGTAGCACAGATTGAAGCAACTTTATATGGCAAGCTAGCCGGTTTGTACCTGGTTCAGCCATCGGCTAAGCCAGGAGAAGATGCAGCATCTATTTCCCTGAGAGGACGAAATCCATTGATCGTCGTGGATGGGGTACCCAGGAACCTGAACAGCATTAATCCGGAACAGATTGCTTCCGTTTCCGTTTTAAAAGATGCATTGGCGACTGCTGTTTATGGAATGAGAGGAGGCAATGGAGCAATCCTGATCGAGACCAAAAGAGGCGGTATTGCACCGAGGAAAATTTCTTTCACTGCCCAAACCGGAATCCAGAAACAATTGGATATCCCATCTTTTCTAAACGCAGGAGACTATGCGACACTTTTTAATGAAGCATTGACCAATGATGGAAAACAACCCATATACACAGCTGAAGCGATAGAGAAATACCGCAATGGCGCTGATCCGATCCTGTATCCGAACGTGGACTGGTACAACAGTATTCTAAAAAAGCAGGCCAGCCTGCAACGCTATAACCTGAACTTCTCGGGAGGAAACGAAAAAGCCCGCTATTTTGTGGATCTGGATTATCTGAATCAGGATGGTTTCTTTGTTTCTGATCCCAAAAGAAATACCTACGAAACAAATAACTCCTTTAAACGATATGGTTTCAGAACAAATATAGATGCAGATCTTACTAAAAATCTATTGCTTTCCCTGAATCTTTTCGGAAGAATCAGAAATGGAAATGAACCTGGAGCCATTGATGCCAGTTTATCAGGTATTACCGGTTCAGACCTGATTTACATAAACTTGCTGAGAACGCCAAATAATGCTTATCCGATGTTAAATCCGGATGGTTCTTTCGGAGGGAATCAGCAGTTCGTAAATAATTTATACGGGCAGGTGGTCGGATCAGGCTACAGACCAAGCTATAACCGTAACCTGGGTGTTGATCTGAGCCTGAAACAGAAGCTGGACGGATTGCTGGAAGGACTGTATGTTCAAGGAAAAGGATCTTTCAATACCTATTACTCTGAATTGATTAATAGGAGTAAATCTTTCGCAGTTTATCAATATACACCCAATCCGGGAGGAACAGCAGACATTGTTAAATTCGGTACAGACGGTTCGCAGAACAACGGTTCTTCGCAGGATGTAACGAACAGACAGATCTATACCGAGTTTCTGGCGGGATATAACCGGGCATTTGGGAACCATGAGCTGAATACTTCCCTGAACTATAACATGGATAGCTTTGTGAACGGCTCTGATCTGAGCATGGACAATTCTGCGCTTGCCGCAAGATTTCAGTATAACTATAGTAAAAAATATTTTCTGGAGCTGGCTTCTTCCTATATGGGAATGAATCGCTATCCGACCAATCATCAGTGGGGATTTTTTCCTGCGGCAGGTTTAGGATGGGACATGTCAAAGGAGGATTTTATGAAATCTTTCAAATCTTTAAACACCCTTAAATTAAGGGGAAGTTATGGACGTACTGCCGACAACAGCGGGGCTGGTAATTTCATTTATCAGCAATTCTATACAGCCGACAATACCGTTTACTTTGGCAGCCCGGCAACGGGTAACAGTTCTATTGTAGAAGCTGTTTTGGCCAATCCGAACATCACCTGGGAAATGGCCGATAAATTGAATGTTGGCCTTGATATTTCTGCATTTCAGCACAAACTTCAATTCTCTGCAGAATACTACCACAACGCCTACAGCGGCCTTTTGCAACAGCGAGGTACGAATGCGAGCACAGTTCTGGGAAACCTGAGACCTGATGAAAATATTGGGAAAAGAACGTATAGCGGAGTCGAATTAACCGCCGGCTACTATGGTAAAACAGGTAACATGAACTGGTTTGTAAATGGAAATGCCTCACTGAGCAAAAGCAGGGTCGACTATATGGACGAGGTAATCAGACCTTACGAATGGATGAAGAGAACAGGACTTCCGGTAGGACAGCCTTTTGGAATGGTCGCAGACGGTTTTTTTAACAATCAGGCAGAAATTGACCACAGTCCCAAAGTAGATGGATATAAGGCGGTACCTGGAGACATCAGGTATAAGGACCTGAACGGAGATGGGGTGATTAATGTTTTTGATGAGCAGGCGATAGGAAGCACCAAACCATTGATCTTTTACGGATTAACCGCAGGTTTTAATTATAAAGGATTTGAGTTCTCTATGGTATGGAATGGCGTAGCCAATAGAAATGTTTTTGTGAACGGAGCTGGAACGTATGAATTTCAATCTGTGGGAATTGGAGGTTCCGGACAAGCTTTTGCCCATCACCTGGACCGTTGGACACCTGCAACTGCAGCTACCGCAACTTACCCGCGTTTAACGGTAGGAAACAATATTAACAACCAAAGGAATTCTTCTTTCTGGTTGAAGAATGGGAGCTATCTGCGCCTGAAAAATGTAGAGTTCGCTTATTCTTTACCGCAGCGCTGGATCAGCTTTGTAAAACTGGACCGTGCGAGAATTTTTGTTAATGGCAGCAACCTGCTCACCATTACCCCGCTGGAAAGAGTAGATCCTGAAGTCGTAGCCTGGGACTATCCAAACCAACGCGTATTCAATTTTGGAATCAACCTACAATTTTAA
- a CDS encoding two-component regulator propeller domain-containing protein, which produces MKLIKRSFDLSLLFFLILSQLATYAQKSIRFSNLTLENGLSQNSVMAITQDHQQFVWFGTKHGLNRYDGYQFKVYKNNPNDPKSISSDEITSILTDREGVLWVGTVKGLNRYDAKKDAFTRITVNPKVKNSISSNAIEHIYEDKKGQLWISTLYGSNLLSNRENNEFKTYLFKDARANRGLNNIYATLRGPDDHMWFATSDGLIRMNLKNGQYQIYRHEQTKAHSISSNYITSLTADAQQNIWIGTDNGLNLFNSSDESFSVYRHNDSSNSIVHNDIREIMLDRQGMLWIGTQEGLSIFDPANKRFTNYQHNPELKESLSHNSIHSIFQDRNNCTWVGTFYGGVNIAYPFPTEFRAYKNSKLRSSISSNIVSSIVEDQYQNLWIGTEGGGLNYYDRINQRYSNYKISLNNKQGLTSNLIKTICKDRNGNLLIGTHHGGLNIFNPKDKTFRSVINVKDTNNNISTAEIIAICEDSNRDTWIGSYSGLNLMKWKNDGTAYTTKSALEKKLKNKHIQVLFEDRDRNLWIGTQGGLYACHLKSGQLYSFFKDKNNPHKLQSDYINCIVQTTSGSLCIGTYFGGLSIYDPATKRFRTYTEKEGLSNNNVLGVIEDEEHYLWISTDNGLSKLNPKTGKFRTYTKSDGLAGNDFNVRSYFKDSKGELFFGGYNGLTSFFAKQIEINRSQSPMVFTGLKLFNLPIAVNGPDQLLEEDISSSKSITFGHDQNHFTLGFALLNYIKPDKNRYAYRLLDYDKDWNYTTEPSATYSNLPSGNYTFMVKGSNNDGISGAGIASIKISIKPPLWASWWAYCLYLLIFAVILFLTIRYIVVRALLKRSVDLQQMKLSFFTNISHEIRTPLTLILGPLENLMKSTQDNIELSRQVIPIKNNADRLMRLITELMDFRKVEAGLMKLTVSQGDIVSFTKEIFLAFDHMALNRNIRYVFECEQESILLYFDKLQLEKVLFNLLSNAFKFTNDQGEIILSIQEFSTGIEIKVRDNGKGIPYESQNKLFSDFFQVDEHGSSHIGSGIGLALSKSIVTAHRGKIEIESHPASSESAGDTCFRVILQKGKAHFKPAELMETIDYEYHSPHPVSYEEPLSEKVKTGKLHETILVVEDNAEIRLLISGLLNKRYQVVESEDGLKGWETAIELLPDLIICDIMMPVMDGLELCRKLKGDERTSHIPVILLTARSTHIHQVSGLETGADAYVTKPFSTELLELNLKNLLNSRATMREKYGQQVTLQPQNVVIGSTDQAFMTRVLKYIEENMADQSFAVPDLATEVGMSQPVLYKKIRAITDLSVNDFIKSIRLKKAAQLLEQNVYTISEISYLVGFNDPKYFSREFRKQYGETPRGFINQLKENKA; this is translated from the coding sequence ATGAAACTTATAAAAAGGAGCTTCGATCTTTCATTGCTCTTCTTTCTTATTTTATCGCAATTAGCGACTTATGCACAGAAAAGCATCCGTTTCAGCAACCTGACACTGGAGAACGGCCTTTCTCAGAATTCTGTAATGGCCATTACCCAGGACCATCAGCAATTTGTGTGGTTTGGTACGAAGCATGGGCTGAACAGGTATGATGGTTATCAGTTTAAGGTTTATAAAAACAACCCCAATGATCCCAAAAGTATTTCAAGTGATGAAATTACCTCCATCTTAACTGATCGTGAAGGCGTTCTTTGGGTAGGGACAGTGAAAGGGCTAAATAGATACGATGCTAAAAAAGATGCCTTTACCCGAATTACCGTCAACCCGAAAGTCAAAAACAGTATTAGCAGCAATGCGATAGAGCACATTTATGAGGATAAAAAAGGACAGCTTTGGATCAGCACCTTATATGGCAGCAATCTGCTTAGTAACCGGGAAAATAATGAATTCAAAACCTATCTGTTTAAGGATGCCCGTGCCAACAGAGGTTTAAACAACATTTATGCTACATTGAGAGGTCCTGATGACCACATGTGGTTCGCCACCAGCGACGGCCTGATCCGGATGAACCTGAAAAACGGACAATACCAGATTTACCGGCATGAGCAAACTAAAGCGCACAGCATCAGTTCCAACTATATTACCAGCCTGACTGCAGATGCGCAGCAAAACATCTGGATTGGCACCGATAACGGATTAAACCTGTTCAACAGCAGCGATGAATCTTTCTCTGTTTACCGGCATAACGATAGCAGCAATTCCATTGTTCATAATGACATTCGTGAAATCATGCTCGACCGCCAGGGCATGCTTTGGATAGGTACTCAGGAAGGACTGAGTATTTTCGACCCCGCTAACAAGCGCTTTACCAATTATCAGCATAATCCGGAATTAAAAGAAAGCCTCAGCCACAATTCTATACATAGCATCTTTCAGGACCGAAACAACTGCACCTGGGTAGGGACCTTTTATGGTGGCGTGAATATCGCTTATCCTTTCCCTACCGAGTTTCGTGCCTATAAGAATAGTAAACTGCGATCGAGCATCAGCAGCAATATTGTCAGCTCCATTGTAGAGGATCAGTATCAAAACCTGTGGATAGGTACTGAAGGTGGTGGTCTGAACTATTATGACCGAATTAATCAGCGCTATTCAAATTACAAGATCAGCCTGAACAATAAACAAGGGCTGACCTCTAACCTGATCAAAACCATTTGTAAAGACAGAAACGGAAATTTATTGATAGGAACCCACCACGGTGGCCTCAACATTTTCAACCCTAAAGACAAAACATTCAGGTCTGTAATTAATGTAAAAGACACGAATAACAACATCAGCACAGCAGAAATCATCGCCATTTGCGAAGACAGTAACCGCGACACCTGGATTGGCTCCTATTCCGGTCTCAATCTGATGAAATGGAAAAACGACGGAACTGCCTATACCACAAAGAGCGCTCTGGAGAAAAAGTTAAAGAACAAGCACATCCAAGTCCTGTTTGAAGATCGGGACAGGAATCTCTGGATTGGGACGCAGGGAGGTTTATATGCCTGCCATTTAAAGAGCGGGCAACTGTATTCTTTTTTTAAAGATAAAAACAACCCCCATAAACTTCAATCTGACTACATCAATTGTATCGTACAAACCACTTCAGGAAGCCTATGTATAGGAACTTATTTTGGAGGACTCAGCATTTATGACCCGGCAACAAAACGGTTCAGAACCTATACCGAGAAAGAAGGTTTATCCAATAACAATGTGCTCGGAGTCATTGAAGATGAGGAGCACTATTTATGGATCAGCACCGATAATGGCCTGTCAAAATTAAATCCAAAGACCGGAAAATTCAGAACTTACACCAAGAGTGACGGGCTCGCTGGTAATGACTTCAATGTAAGGTCTTATTTTAAAGACAGCAAAGGAGAACTCTTTTTTGGTGGTTATAATGGACTGACCTCCTTCTTCGCGAAACAAATAGAAATCAACCGATCCCAAAGTCCGATGGTTTTTACCGGATTAAAGCTATTTAATCTTCCCATTGCGGTAAACGGTCCTGATCAGCTGCTGGAAGAAGACATCAGCAGCAGCAAAAGCATCACCTTTGGTCATGATCAGAATCACTTTACGCTTGGCTTTGCCTTGTTAAACTACATAAAACCTGATAAAAACAGGTATGCTTACCGCCTGTTGGATTACGACAAAGATTGGAACTATACCACAGAACCGAGTGCAACTTATTCCAATCTTCCATCGGGTAATTACACTTTTATGGTGAAAGGAAGCAATAACGACGGCATCTCAGGCGCCGGTATTGCCAGCATAAAAATCAGCATCAAACCACCATTATGGGCAAGCTGGTGGGCCTATTGCCTGTATCTGTTGATTTTTGCGGTTATTCTGTTCCTTACTATCCGTTATATCGTAGTGCGGGCATTGTTGAAACGATCTGTAGACTTACAACAGATGAAACTCAGTTTCTTTACCAATATCTCCCATGAGATCCGAACCCCTTTGACCCTGATTCTTGGGCCCCTGGAAAACCTGATGAAAAGCACTCAGGACAACATTGAGCTCAGCAGACAAGTGATCCCGATAAAAAACAATGCTGATCGTCTGATGAGGCTCATCACCGAGTTGATGGACTTTAGAAAGGTGGAAGCAGGGCTCATGAAATTAACCGTTAGTCAGGGGGATATTGTCAGCTTCACCAAAGAGATTTTTCTGGCTTTTGACCATATGGCTTTAAACCGTAACATCCGGTATGTGTTTGAATGCGAACAGGAATCCATTCTTCTTTATTTTGACAAGCTTCAACTGGAGAAAGTACTCTTCAATTTGCTGAGCAATGCTTTTAAATTCACCAATGACCAGGGGGAAATCATTCTTTCTATTCAGGAATTTTCTACAGGAATAGAAATTAAAGTCAGAGACAACGGCAAGGGGATTCCATACGAAAGCCAGAATAAACTGTTCAGTGATTTTTTCCAGGTAGACGAACATGGATCCAGTCATATTGGTTCCGGTATCGGCCTGGCACTTTCTAAAAGTATTGTCACTGCGCATCGTGGAAAAATCGAAATAGAGAGCCATCCGGCGAGCAGTGAAAGTGCCGGCGACACGTGTTTCAGGGTAATCCTTCAAAAAGGGAAAGCGCATTTCAAACCCGCTGAACTGATGGAAACCATTGACTACGAATACCATTCTCCCCATCCGGTTAGCTATGAAGAACCGCTTTCGGAAAAGGTAAAAACAGGCAAGCTTCATGAAACCATATTAGTAGTAGAAGACAACGCTGAGATCAGGCTATTGATTTCAGGGTTGTTAAATAAGCGTTATCAGGTAGTAGAAAGCGAAGATGGATTAAAAGGTTGGGAAACCGCTATTGAACTTCTTCCTGACCTGATTATCTGCGACATCATGATGCCGGTAATGGATGGACTGGAACTCTGCAGGAAGTTAAAGGGAGATGAACGAACCAGCCATATTCCGGTGATCTTATTGACGGCAAGGTCTACGCATATCCATCAGGTTAGCGGACTGGAGACTGGTGCTGATGCTTATGTGACCAAACCTTTCAGTACGGAATTATTGGAACTCAATCTCAAAAACCTCCTGAATTCCAGGGCCACCATGCGGGAGAAGTATGGACAACAGGTGACCTTACAACCTCAAAACGTAGTGATCGGATCAACGGATCAGGCCTTCATGACCAGGGTATTAAAATATATTGAGGAAAACATGGCAGACCAAAGTTTCGCGGTCCCCGACCTGGCCACAGAGGTGGGCATGAGTCAGCCTGTTTTATACAAGAAGATCAGGGCAATTACAGACCTCTCCGTAAATGATTTTATTAAGTCTATCCGCTTAAAAAAGGCGGCCCAGCTCCTGGAACAAAATGTATATACCATATCAGAAATCTCTTACCTCGTTGGATTTAATGATCCTAAATATTTCAGCAGGGAGTTTAGAAAACAATATGGAGAAACGCCGAGGGGCTTTATCAATCAGCTTAAAGAAAATAAGGCGTAA